Proteins encoded by one window of Akkermansia muciniphila ATCC BAA-835:
- a CDS encoding HU family DNA-binding protein, giving the protein MNKAQLIELIQSKLGADTTKKHAEEALAAVLESIKEGVKESGKVQIIGFGTFATKTREARTGRNPKTGNTINIPASKTVAFKASSALKD; this is encoded by the coding sequence ATGAACAAGGCTCAACTGATCGAACTGATTCAAAGCAAGCTGGGTGCTGATACGACCAAGAAGCACGCTGAAGAAGCTCTGGCCGCTGTGCTGGAATCCATCAAGGAAGGCGTGAAGGAATCCGGCAAGGTGCAGATCATTGGCTTTGGTACGTTTGCTACCAAGACCCGTGAAGCCCGTACCGGCCGCAACCCGAAGACCGGCAACACGATTAATATTCCCGCCTCCAAGACGGTTGCTTTCAAGGCCTCTTCCGCCTTGAAGGACTAA
- the tatC gene encoding twin-arginine translocase subunit TatC: MFFLKHIFRLREKWQIKREDEEKPFLEHLDDLRTMLLRMALCLTVSTILCAGFASNLMDILRRPVNQVWDMFEESHLPAGIGLDAWSKAKEMATAMTSLGASQRALFLRQVSPSQADLTEAALVLRGAQPLPEDRKQVFIREGSPSTAVRDLAEALYSKGAVLADGTGRGALKMMSAFQPGEAFMLTIKLSLYAGVVISFPLLLYFLLQFIIPGLLEHERKLLYKCMAVGFGLFLAGTLFCYFIVLPRVLTFFYTYSLEFGISNEWRIGYYLSFATQMILMFGLAFELPVVVMPFVKLGVLTYDMMKSTRRYAIVAIAVLAAVITPTPDVATMMLMAVPMYALYEICIILAWMHERKEAARTREEIARFEEDFNNNNSPYNQ; encoded by the coding sequence GTGTTCTTTTTAAAACACATATTCCGTCTGCGGGAGAAGTGGCAGATTAAAAGGGAAGATGAGGAAAAGCCCTTTCTGGAGCATCTGGACGACCTGCGGACCATGCTGCTGAGGATGGCTCTGTGCCTGACCGTCAGCACAATTCTGTGCGCCGGGTTTGCGTCCAATCTGATGGACATCCTGAGGCGTCCCGTCAACCAGGTGTGGGATATGTTTGAAGAATCCCATCTTCCGGCAGGGATTGGTCTGGATGCCTGGAGTAAGGCCAAGGAAATGGCAACGGCCATGACGAGCCTGGGAGCTTCCCAGCGGGCATTGTTTCTCCGCCAGGTTTCCCCGTCCCAGGCAGATTTGACGGAGGCTGCCCTGGTTCTTCGCGGCGCGCAGCCGCTGCCGGAGGACAGGAAGCAGGTTTTCATCAGGGAAGGCAGCCCCTCCACGGCCGTGAGGGATCTGGCGGAAGCCCTGTATTCCAAAGGAGCCGTGCTGGCAGACGGAACGGGGCGGGGGGCCCTCAAGATGATGAGCGCGTTCCAGCCCGGGGAGGCGTTTATGCTGACCATCAAGCTTTCCCTGTATGCCGGAGTGGTCATTTCCTTCCCGCTTCTGTTGTACTTCCTGCTGCAATTCATCATTCCGGGGCTGCTGGAACATGAACGCAAGCTGCTGTACAAGTGCATGGCTGTCGGCTTCGGTCTCTTCCTGGCCGGGACGCTGTTTTGTTACTTCATCGTCCTCCCGCGGGTATTGACGTTTTTTTACACCTATTCCCTGGAATTCGGCATCTCCAATGAATGGCGCATCGGCTATTACCTGTCCTTCGCCACGCAGATGATTTTAATGTTCGGACTGGCTTTTGAATTGCCTGTGGTAGTGATGCCCTTCGTCAAGCTGGGGGTGCTGACCTATGACATGATGAAGTCCACGAGACGCTATGCCATTGTGGCTATCGCCGTCCTGGCCGCGGTTATCACCCCTACGCCGGATGTAGCTACCATGATGCTGATGGCCGTTCCCATGTATGCGCTGTATGAAATATGCATCATTCTGGCCTGGATGCATGAACGCAAGGAGGCCGCGCGCACCCGGGAAGAAATCGCCCGGTTTGAAGAAGATTTCAACAACAACAATTCTCCCTACAACCAGTAA
- the murA gene encoding UDP-N-acetylglucosamine 1-carboxyvinyltransferase: MEKLVVHGGFTLRGAVNISGSKNASLPILAASLLTDEPVVVRRVPDVSDTNFMVQIMGQLGASVERSSGNVRVEARNLHSEAAYEQVRKMRASICLMGPLMARMQRCVIPLPGGCVIGDRPVDLHIRAIQALGAQVQIERGNLIIEAPRGLKGATVDLSGDHGPTVLGTDNLMMAAVLAEGTTVIESAASEPEVVDLANFLTKMGANIQGAGTRRIVIEGVEKLRGCNHTVIPDRIEAGTFMVAAAMMGDGVTLRRVCEEHMTVVTDLLRKCGHHVEFNERGDTVTIIAGKTPKCGEIKTAPYPGYPTDMQAQMTALFATTPGISVVKDTIFPQRFMHCSELKRMGADIKVDNGTAVISGVETLSGAPVMASDLRASAALVLAALKAEGTTEIHRLYHIDRGYEMIDEKLLAIGAAVERLPDDDN; the protein is encoded by the coding sequence ATGGAGAAGCTTGTCGTACATGGAGGTTTTACGCTGAGGGGAGCCGTCAATATCAGCGGGTCCAAAAATGCCTCCCTGCCTATTTTGGCCGCATCCCTGCTGACGGATGAGCCTGTAGTGGTGCGCCGGGTTCCGGATGTTTCCGATACCAATTTCATGGTGCAGATCATGGGCCAGCTGGGAGCCTCCGTGGAGCGGTCCAGCGGCAATGTGCGCGTGGAAGCCAGGAACCTGCATTCCGAAGCCGCTTATGAACAGGTGCGCAAGATGCGCGCCTCCATCTGCCTGATGGGGCCCTTGATGGCCCGCATGCAGCGGTGCGTGATTCCCCTGCCGGGCGGCTGTGTGATTGGCGACCGTCCTGTGGATCTGCATATCAGGGCCATCCAGGCATTGGGGGCACAGGTGCAGATTGAGCGTGGCAACCTGATTATTGAAGCTCCCAGGGGGTTGAAAGGAGCCACGGTGGATTTGAGCGGCGACCACGGCCCCACCGTTCTGGGAACGGACAACCTGATGATGGCCGCCGTATTGGCGGAAGGCACCACCGTTATTGAATCCGCCGCCTCCGAGCCGGAAGTGGTGGATCTGGCGAACTTTTTAACCAAGATGGGCGCCAATATTCAAGGTGCGGGAACGCGCCGGATCGTCATTGAGGGAGTGGAAAAGCTCCGCGGCTGCAACCATACCGTTATCCCGGACCGCATTGAGGCCGGCACCTTTATGGTGGCGGCGGCTATGATGGGGGATGGCGTGACCCTGCGGCGCGTGTGTGAGGAACACATGACTGTGGTGACGGATTTGCTCCGGAAGTGCGGCCACCACGTGGAATTCAACGAGCGGGGGGATACGGTCACCATCATTGCCGGGAAAACGCCCAAATGCGGGGAAATCAAGACAGCCCCGTATCCCGGCTACCCCACGGACATGCAGGCCCAGATGACGGCTCTCTTCGCCACCACGCCGGGCATCTCCGTGGTGAAGGATACTATTTTCCCGCAGCGTTTCATGCACTGCTCCGAACTCAAGCGCATGGGGGCGGACATCAAGGTGGACAACGGCACTGCCGTCATTTCCGGAGTGGAAACGCTCAGCGGCGCCCCCGTCATGGCCTCCGACCTGCGGGCCTCCGCCGCCCTGGTTCTGGCAGCCCTGAAGGCGGAAGGCACTACGGAAATCCACCGCCTGTACCATATTGACCGGGGCTATGAAATGATTGACGAAAAACTCCTGGCCATCGGCGCTGCAGTGGAAAGGCTGCCGGATGACGACAATTAA
- a CDS encoding YkgJ family cysteine cluster protein, translating to MRMEDGGKAVRYECTRCGACCRWAGDVCVETDEIREISRFLDMDEQVFIDTCCRLRANRRGLSIRDAEDGACMMLTKDGCRINPVKPRQCRDFPNKWNFPGWRDLCRAREVGEEREA from the coding sequence ATGCGTATGGAAGACGGCGGAAAAGCGGTGCGGTATGAATGCACCAGATGCGGCGCGTGCTGCCGCTGGGCCGGGGATGTGTGCGTTGAGACGGATGAAATCCGCGAGATTTCCCGTTTCCTGGACATGGACGAACAGGTTTTTATTGACACATGCTGCCGGTTGAGAGCCAACCGGCGCGGATTGTCCATCCGGGACGCGGAAGATGGCGCCTGCATGATGCTGACGAAAGACGGCTGCCGGATCAATCCCGTTAAACCCCGCCAGTGCCGGGATTTTCCCAACAAATGGAATTTTCCCGGCTGGCGGGATTTGTGCCGCGCCAGAGAAGTGGGGGAGGAACGGGAAGCATAA
- the aroA gene encoding 3-phosphoshikimate 1-carboxyvinyltransferase, producing MNLHSHSISSLQGALTVPGDKSISHRAAILGGLAEGVTEVDNFLCSEDCLNTLRAMEQLGAKVDVLEERQGYGPVRFRITGVAMSPKAPERPIDCGNSGTGMRLLAGMLAACPFDSEMFGDASLSSRPMGRIMQPLEQMGARIEARGAKPGCAPLSIHGGRVHPISYTLPMASAQVKSAILLAGMFADGTTTVRQPAVTRDHTERLFRHFGVPCTVDGLTVGTCGPALPVAHDLTVPADISSAAFWMVAAASRPGSRLTLRQVGLNKTRNAVISALQRMGARMDIVPTSPEDAGEPYGDITVYGSDSLHGTSLLPEEIPNLIDEIPILAVAGALGRGDFIVRNARELRVKETDRIATTAANLRLMGVDVEEFDDGMVVHGGTPLKGTELSSYGDHRIAMSFLVAGLSAQGETVVTDAECINTSYPGFERDLAQFL from the coding sequence ATGAACCTTCATTCCCATTCCATTTCCTCCCTGCAAGGGGCACTGACCGTGCCCGGAGACAAAAGCATTTCCCACCGCGCCGCCATTCTGGGAGGCCTGGCGGAAGGAGTGACGGAAGTGGATAATTTTCTATGCAGTGAAGATTGCCTGAATACCCTGCGCGCCATGGAGCAGCTAGGCGCCAAAGTGGATGTGCTGGAAGAACGGCAGGGATACGGCCCCGTCCGCTTCCGAATTACGGGCGTCGCCATGAGCCCCAAGGCTCCTGAACGGCCCATTGACTGCGGCAATTCCGGCACGGGCATGAGGCTGCTGGCCGGGATGCTGGCCGCCTGCCCCTTTGATTCGGAAATGTTTGGGGACGCTTCCCTGAGCTCCCGCCCCATGGGCCGCATCATGCAGCCTCTGGAACAGATGGGAGCGCGGATTGAAGCCCGGGGAGCCAAACCGGGCTGTGCTCCGCTGAGCATTCACGGCGGGCGGGTGCACCCCATTTCCTACACGCTTCCCATGGCCAGCGCCCAGGTTAAAAGCGCCATTCTATTGGCGGGCATGTTTGCGGACGGAACCACCACCGTGCGCCAGCCGGCCGTCACCCGCGACCATACAGAACGCCTGTTCCGCCATTTCGGCGTTCCCTGCACCGTGGATGGACTTACCGTCGGAACCTGCGGGCCAGCTCTCCCCGTCGCCCATGATTTGACAGTCCCGGCAGATATTTCCTCCGCAGCCTTCTGGATGGTGGCCGCCGCCAGCCGTCCGGGTTCCCGCCTGACGTTGCGCCAGGTAGGGCTGAACAAGACGCGGAACGCCGTCATCAGCGCTCTGCAGCGGATGGGCGCGCGAATGGACATCGTGCCCACTTCTCCGGAAGATGCCGGCGAACCATACGGCGATATTACCGTGTACGGTTCGGATTCCCTGCACGGCACCAGCCTCCTCCCGGAAGAAATACCCAACCTCATTGACGAGATACCTATCCTGGCCGTAGCGGGAGCCCTGGGCCGGGGAGACTTCATCGTCCGAAACGCCCGCGAATTACGCGTCAAGGAAACGGACCGCATCGCCACCACGGCGGCCAACCTCCGGCTCATGGGCGTGGATGTGGAAGAATTTGACGATGGCATGGTTGTTCACGGCGGCACTCCCCTGAAGGGAACGGAATTATCCAGTTATGGGGACCACCGCATCGCCATGAGCTTCCTGGTGGCCGGACTCAGCGCACAGGGAGAAACCGTAGTGACGGATGCGGAATGCATCAATACGTCCTATCCCGGTTTTGAACGGGATCTGGCTCAGTTCCTGTAA
- a CDS encoding undecaprenyl-diphosphate phosphatase gives MNILEIIILGIVEGLTEYLPVSSTGHLLLTESLLNMSQSKEALDALAVCIQGGAILAVLSLYFPRVKAMAQGMRGNNPAGLKLLVNLILAFLPAAVVGLCCASLIKEYLFNTYTVAYSWIVGGGVILAYCAWRAREGRSNEGDSGASIESLTPAKALTVGALQCVAMIPGTSRSLMTMLGGMFVGLSVEAAVEFSFLLGLITLGAATVHDAYKDGALMLESFGWEALAVGTAVSWLSAWLAVKWMVSYLQRHSFSVFGWYRIAIGIVTLVLLSMGLVH, from the coding sequence ATGAACATTCTGGAAATTATTATCCTGGGCATTGTGGAAGGCCTGACCGAATATTTGCCGGTCAGCTCCACGGGCCACCTGCTCCTGACGGAATCCCTGCTGAACATGTCCCAGAGCAAGGAAGCTCTGGATGCCCTGGCCGTCTGCATCCAGGGGGGAGCCATCCTGGCGGTGCTGAGCCTGTATTTTCCGCGGGTAAAGGCCATGGCGCAGGGCATGCGCGGCAATAACCCCGCCGGGCTGAAACTGCTGGTCAACCTCATTCTGGCCTTCCTTCCCGCCGCCGTGGTGGGCCTGTGCTGCGCTTCACTGATTAAGGAATATCTGTTCAACACATATACGGTGGCTTATTCATGGATCGTAGGGGGAGGCGTTATTCTGGCGTATTGCGCCTGGCGCGCCAGGGAGGGCCGTTCCAATGAAGGGGACTCCGGCGCCTCCATTGAAAGCCTGACGCCAGCCAAGGCGCTGACGGTGGGCGCACTCCAGTGCGTGGCCATGATCCCCGGCACCAGCCGGAGCCTGATGACCATGCTGGGAGGCATGTTTGTGGGGTTAAGCGTGGAAGCGGCCGTGGAGTTCAGCTTTTTGCTGGGATTGATTACCCTGGGCGCGGCCACGGTCCATGATGCGTATAAGGACGGAGCTCTGATGCTGGAATCCTTCGGGTGGGAAGCACTTGCCGTGGGGACGGCGGTCAGCTGGCTTTCCGCATGGCTGGCTGTAAAATGGATGGTATCCTATCTGCAAAGGCACAGTTTTTCCGTATTCGGATGGTACCGCATCGCCATTGGTATCGTGACGCTGGTTCTCCTGTCCATGGGGCTGGTGCATTGA